A genomic region of Salvelinus alpinus chromosome 12, SLU_Salpinus.1, whole genome shotgun sequence contains the following coding sequences:
- the LOC139535765 gene encoding rootletin-like isoform X4: MSDTENYSSDSKLESVIQRVEESVLSEEKRLTVRGASPEDPTMCLPARVREIVTRNLNESSPGAMFSVMSVQEENRVLQVELGRMEDLLAHSKADRDELAIKYSAISERLEHALCLETGDGEQDSPESRSLAQQNVDLRRCLDEEQAAYKRKLTAYQEGQQRQAQLVQKLQAKVLQYKKRCGDLEQTLVEKSSELEQHRLSGRCDMSSNSHHGEEVDSCGDLENALIRLEEEQQRSSSLSAVNAMLREQLEQAGLANEALSQDIRRLTADWSKSREELEQRESDWRREEESFHSYFSSEHSRLLSLWRQVVGFLRQVSELKSVTERDLSDMRNELVQTSHSIQSSCSGLSSTMRNREGGAALALEREVALRGQLELQLRERVAEMMSLQTRTDAERAELNARLSDAVQEWERLKGQTEDRDRDMASLTRRLEEQNGNDETDMQVMRAHTETLLDTLRDIAQTVLSDGDSSSEADQENTGAPLLALLRGSSPHRSLSPQRSTSPRRYSSLAPVPEASLSALRSVVNSRHLQLQEVRGCLSSAHSSLQTLRRQLAEAESAKREAEQRSRTLQGERDGVQIEKNTTQRERDRLKQDRDTLASEKMAVEKAAQTALIKAQILQMNCEKLQQAVTSAQRERDHEREEKEAVLQERDRAKAETERLQKQWEQSESRASVQRGELSVVRETHHQAEVEKQLLEGEKAQLTEALTRAESSNAELSLLVNKLHSEEAALQDSLGKMGSMNEGLAQDKSDLNSIICQLEEEKAHLQAQKREAEQEKLTIRDELVRVEQDRLELDTARLALHQSLQESELSRVGMEAELQSLRADRVKLQDKVTQLCGEVSSLGAELGMARGEEQRQGVALEEVGRGRLELARERAGLVVQLTASERENTNLTEELAAFRSEREALETSLFEVQQQLVQLESGREQLETEIQSLRLRCETTTAELRRVRADGENALAQSEREREALSQALSSTQQESQQALCTAITDHQEEAERLTAEKEALRHSLESEQEGALRRVRQEAEEQLLRAERDREDLRDEMRSLQHHRDQSLLQAETEKQQMLSQKEAEKAVLSERVSILLAELGTAALELDRLAREAAHYKDQERASVGALTIELLELRSQLEDADSVHDRELHRLQENCTDLQTHTDIALKELEECRASLSASEESRDQVRRDMLEMERRLNQTRDTGEGYRRDGVELRRTLGDVTKERDTLSLSNAQLRETLRSADTERISVKRQCEEKEQRLAVLEESLSSAQREVAELRSCLREVEGSRLEARRELQELRRQVKVLDGEKELKGKEVAELQTRLSLEEQREEERGRAMFSLKQKLVEADTARTTIKKELSILQRRLTESESGCRGCERELTAQLQEARGCEKKLQDEARNLSLRAQTAQDSLTLSSLQLSEAQGRLAATEAELARSEAGRRGLEFRLGSLHSALTRTLGIGVGGRSSASWVRSPRGSSPAASHSSITRHRSLSPLRCSLSPPKDFGGSTPDNRLGCSRPISPERGDTPLPMPLPELDPETLRCGLRDFLQELRDSRRDRDEARCQLGALQSELEEMTGERDSAQNHLSQLHNTLQECQEGKRGVDGRLSSTQAMLQQQEETVRRGERERRALTDRVKVLERALQTAETERKHTQDQLSKQRAGEMRLEAERRRLQEALEAAEARGTRVELGRRSLEGELLRLKLSLGDREAESQATQERHDLLLKQVAEGESRVTSLQREVDRLSQALSKVHEGEACLREKTQNLSQSLQEATAAHSATQGRLVALQKTLGLAEQDRRHLQERVDGARASLAEGKRGMVALTERVQSLQTELTQSELRRGELEAELAHTQEALRQRSTSLTEAQHSAQSAQAERATAEERLRGLQKAVAVLETEKKDAERQAVRLEKDKNALRNTLDKVEHQKLKTEEGSMRLSAEKGRLDRSLTTAEQELQNAQRQIALLQAQLAEMEQYHSESESSVLQRDEVLREAEKLRVTQRESERILAARDRAHRHRVKGLEEQVSTLKEQLQQEMSRRQPSLPTLISGGN, encoded by the exons ATGAGCGACACGGAAAATTACAGCTCGGATTCCAAATTGGAATCTGTTATACAG agggtggaggagagtgtGCTGTCTGAGGAGAAGAGGCTGACTGTCCGAGGCGCCTCCCCAGAAGACCCAACTATGTGTCTACCTGCACGGGTCCGAGAGATTGTCACCAGGAACCTCAACGAGAGCT cACCAGGAGCCATGTTCTCAGTGATGTCTGTCCAAGAGGAGAACCGGGTGCTGCAGGTAGAGCTGGGAAGGATGGAAGACCTGCTAGCCCATAGCAAGGCGGACCGCGATGAGCTGGCTATCAAATACAGCGCAATCAGCGagagg CTAGAGCATGCACTCTGCCTGGAGACGGGTGACGGGGAGCAGGATTCACCAGAGTCTCGCAGCCTGGCTCAGCAGAACGTGGACCTGCGCCGATGTCTGGATGAGGAGCAGGCGGCCTACAAGCGTAAACTCACAGCCTACCAGGAGGGCCAGCAGAGACAGGCTCAGCTGGTGCAGAAGCTGCAGGCCAAG GTCCTGCAGTACAAGAAGAGGTGTGGAGATCTAGAGCAGACTCTAGTGGAGAAGTCCTCGGAGCTGGAGCAGCACAGACTGAGT GGTCGTTGTGATATGTCCAGCAACAGTCACCATGGAGAAGAGGTGGATTCATGCGGCGACCTGGAAAATGCTCTGATTCGGTTGGAGGAGGAGCAGCAAAG GAGCAGCAGTCTGTCTGCAGTGAACGCCATGCTGAGAGAGCAGTTGGAGCAGGCAGGACTGGCCAATGAGGCACTCAGCCAGGACATACGCAGGCTCACTGCTGATTGGTCCAAATCCAGGGAGGAGCTGGAGCAGAGGGAGTCTgattggaggagggaggaggag TCTTTCCACAGTTATTTCAGCAGTGAGCACAGTCGTCTATTGTCCCTATGGCGACAGGTGGTGGGCTTCCTTAGGCAGGTGTCTGAGCTGAAGAGCGTTACAGAGAG AGACCTGTCTGACATGCGTAACGAGCTGGTACAGACCTCCCACTCTATCCAGTCATCCTGCTCTGGCCTGTCCTCCACGATGCGCAACCGGGAGGGAGGGGCGGCCCTGGCTCTGGAGCGGGAGGTAGCACTGCGGGGGCAGCTGGAGCTGCAGCTCAGAGAACGGGTGGCCGAGATGATGAGCCTGCAGACCAGGACAGACGCAGAGAGGGCCGAGCTCAACGCCAG actgTCAGATGCAGTGCAAGAGTGGGAGAGGCTGAAGGGGCAGactgaggacagagacagagacatggccTCTCTGACCAGGAGACTGGAG gagcagaatGGTAACGATGAGACAGACATGCAGGTGATGAGAGCTCATACTGAAACACTGCTGGACACACTGAGAGACATTGCACAG ACTGTCCTGTCTGATGGGGACTCATCATCAGAGGCAGACCAGGAGAACACCGGAGCTCCTCTATTGGCTCTGCTCCGTGGCTCCTCCCCTCACCGCTCCTTGTCACCACAGCGATCCACCTCTCCCAGACGCTACTCCTCGTTGGCACCCGTCCCAGAAGCCAGCCTGTCTGCCCTGCGCTCTGTTGTCAACAGCAGACATCTCCAGCTGCAG GAGGTCCGGGGGTGTCTGTCCTCTGCCCATTCATCATTGCAGACACTGCGCAGACAGCTCGCAGAGGCGGAGTCAGCCAAGCGAGAGGCAGAGCAGCGCAGTCGGACcctgcagggagagagggatggagttcAGATAGAAAAAAAcaccacgcagagagagagagaccgtctgaAACAAGACAGAGACACACTGGCTAG TGAGAAGATGGCTGTAGAGAAGGCAGCCCAGACAGCTCTGATCAAGGCCCAGATCCTGCAAATGAACTGTGAAAAGCTTCAGCAGGCCGTGACGTcggcccagagagagagggatcacgagagagaggagaaggaggccgTACTGCAGGAGAGAGACCGAGCCAAGGCTGAGACCGAACGAct TCAGAAGCAGTGGGAGCAGAGTGAGAGCCGGGCGTCTGTCCAGCGAGGGGAGCTGTCTGTAGTGAGAGAGACCCACCACCAGGCGGAGGTAGAGAAGCAGCTGCTGGAGGGGGAGAAGGCCCAGCTCACTGAGGCTCTGACCCGG GCTGAGAGCAGTAATGCAGAGCTCTCTCTGCTGGTCAATAAGCTTCACTCTGAGGAGGCTGCCCTCCAAGACTCTCTGGGCAAGATGGGCAGCATGAACGAGGGCCTGGCCCAGGACAAgtctgacctcaactccatcatcTGCCAG ctggaggaggagaaggcCCATCTGCAGGCCCAGAAGCGTGAGGCGGAGCAGGAGAAGCTGACCATCAGAGATGAGCTGGTCCgagtggagcaggacagactagagctgGACACCGCCCGCCTCGCCCTCCACCAATCACTGCAAGAGTCCGAGCTGAGCAGGGTGGGAATGGAGGCGGAGCTTCAGAGTCTCCGGGCAGATAGAGTGAAGCTGCAGGACAAAGTCACTCAG TTGTGTGGCGAGGTGAGCTCTCTGGGGGCGGAGTTGGGCATGGCCCGGGGTGAGGAACAGAGACAGGGCGTGGCCCTGGAGGAAGTAGGGCGGGGCAGGTTGGAGCTGGCTAGAGAGAGGGCGGGGCTGGTGGTCCAGCTGActgcgtcagagagagagaacaccaacCTGACTGAGGAGCTGGCCGCATTCAG GTCGGAGCGGGAGGCCCTGGAGACCAGCCTGTTTGAGGTGCAGCAACAGCTGGTGCAGCTGGAGTCTGGCAGAGAGCAGCTGGAGACAGAgatccagagcctgcggctgcgCTGTGAGACAACCACTg CGGAGCTGAGGCGTGTGCGTGCTGACGGGGAGAATGCACTGGCACAGagtgagcgggagagagaggctcTGAGCCAGGCCCTGAGCAGCACCCAGCAGGAGTCCCAGCAGGCCCTATGCACCGCCATCACTGACCAccaggaggaggcagagagactgaCCGCTGAGAAG GAGGCCCTGCGTCACAGTCTGGAGTCTGAACAGGAGGGGGCACTACGACGAGTCAGACAGGAGGCCGAAGAGCAGCTCCTCAGAGCCGAGAGAGACCGGGAAGACCTGAGAGATGAAATGAGGAGTCTGCAGCACCACAGAGACCAGAGTCTGctacaggcagagacagagaaacaacag ATGCTGTCCCAGAAGGAAGCAGAGAAGGCTGTGCTGTCTGAGAGAGTGTCCATCCTGCTAGCAGAGCTGGGTACTGCAGCCCTGGAGCTGGACAGACTAGCCAGGGAGGCAGCTCATTACAAAGACCAGGAGAGG GCCTCAGTGGGAGCTCTGACCATTGAGTTACTGGAGCTTCGCTCTCAGCTGGAGGACGCTGACAGTGTTCATGATCGGGAGCTACACAGGCTGCAGGAGAACTGCACTgacctacagacacacactgacattGCACTCAAAGAG TTGGAGGAGTGCAGAGCTTCTCTCTCAGCCAGTGAGGAGAGCCGAGACCAGGTGAGGCGGGACATGCTGGAGATGGAAAGGCGCCTCAACCAAACCCGGGACACTGGAGAGGGGTACAGAAGGGACGGGGTGGAGCTACGGCGCACCCTCGGTGATGTCACCAAGGAGAGAGACACTCTCAGCCTATCAAATGCCCAgctgagagagacactgagaagTGCAGATACTGAAAGAATCAG tgtaaaGCGTCAGTGTGAGGAGAAGGAGCAGCGGCTGGCTGTTCTGGAGGAGAGCCTGTCGTCTGCCCAGAGAGAGGTGGCAGAACTCCGCAGCTGTTTGAGAGAGGTCGAGGGGTCACGACTGGAGGCCCGGAGAGAGCTGCAGGAGCTACGCAGACAG GTGAAGGTGCTTGATGGAGAGAAGGAACTGAAAGGGAAGGAGGTGGCTGAGCTGCAGACGCGTCTctccctggaggagcagagagaggaggagagagggagggcgatgTTCTCTCTCAAACAGAAGCTGGTCGAGGCTGACACAGCCAGGACCACAATCAAAAAAGAG ctgtCCATCCTCCAGAGGCGTCTGACAGAGTCAGAGTCAGGCTGTCGGGGTTGTGAGAGGGAGCTGACGGCCCAGCTGCAGGAGGCCCGGGGCTGTGAGAAGAAGCTCCAGGATGAGGCCAGGAACCTGTCCCTGCGGGCCCAGACAGCCCAGGACTCCCTCACCCTGTCTAGCCTGCAGCTCAGCGAGGCCCAGGGCCGCCTGGCAGCCACCGAGGCAGAGCTGGCCCGGTCCGAGGCCGGACGCAGGGGGCTGGAGTTCCGCCTGGGCAGCCTGCATTCAGCGCTGACCCGTACACTGGGCATCGGAGTGGGGGGCCGGAGCAGTGCCAGCTGGGTCAGGAGCCCCAGGGGGAGCTCCCCAGCAGCATCCCACAGCAGCATCACACGTCACCGTAGCCTCTCGCCCCTACGCTGCTCACTGTCGCCCCCCAAAG ATTTTGGAGGTTCGACCCCTGACAACAGGTTGGGCTGCTCCAGGCCGATCTCCCCAGAACGGGGTGACACGCCCCTCCCCATGCCTCTGCCTGAGCTGGACCCTGAGACGCTGCGCTGTGGCCTTCGAGACTTCCTCCAGGAGCTCCGAGACTCTCGGAGAGACAGG GACGAGGCTCGCTGCCAGTTGGGGGCGCTACAGAGTGAGCTGGAGGAGATGACGGGGGAGAGAGACTCCGCCCAGAACCACCTTTCTCAGCtacacaacacactacaggagTGCCAGGAGG GTAAGCGTGGTGTTGACGGGCGTCTGAGCTCCACCCAGGCTATGCTTCAGCAGCAGGAGGAGacggtgaggaggggagagagggagaggagggcccTCACTGACAGAGTCAAGGTTCTGGAGAGAGCCCTGCAGACTGCAGAGACGgagaggaaacacacacag gacCAGTTGAGTAAGCAGCGTGCGGGAGAGATGCGTCTGGAGGCTGAGCGGAGGCGGCTGCAGGAGGCCCTGGAGGCTGCCGAGGCCCGGGGGACCAGGGTGGAGCTGGGGAGACGCAGCCTGGAGGGGGAGCTGCTTAGACTCAAACTGAGCCTCGGGGACAGGGAGGCCGAGAGCCAGGCCACCCAGGAGCGCCATGACCTACTACTCAAACAG GTGGCGGAGGGGGAGAGCCGTGTGACGTCGCTCCAGAGAGAGGTGGACAGGCTGAGCCAAGCTCTGTCTAAAGTCCATGAAGGAGAGGCCTGTCTCAGAGAGAAGACCCAGAACCTTTCACAGAGCCTCCAGGAGGCCACGGCTGCCCACAGCGCCACCCAGGGGCGCCTGGTCGCACTGCAGAAGACCCTGGGGCTGGCCGAGCAGGATCGCAGGCATCTACAG GAACGAGTGGATGGAGCGCGGGCCTCCCTGGCGGAGGGGAAGAGAGGCATGGTGGCCCTCACTGAGCGAGTGCAGAGCCTTCAGACTGAGCTGACCCAGAGCGAGCTGAGACGAGGAGAGCTGGAGGCAGAGCTGGCCCACACACaggag GCCCTGCGTCAACGGTCCACAAGTCTGACAGAGGCCCAGCACAGTGCCCAGTCTgcccaggcagagagagcgactGCAGAGGAGAGGCTGCGGGGGCTGCAAAAGGCCGTGGCCGTGCTGGAGACCGAGAAGAAAGATGCGGAGAGACAGGCTGTCCGTCTGGAGAAGGACAAAAATGCATTGAGAAATACACTGGACAAG GTGGAGCATCAGAAGCTGAAGACTGAGGAGGGTAGCATGCGTCTGTCTGCAGAGAAGGGCCGCCTGGATCGCTCCCTCACCACCGCCGAGCAGGAGCTGCAGAACGCACAGAGACAGATAGCACTGCTACAG